Genomic segment of Cottoperca gobio chromosome 6, fCotGob3.1, whole genome shotgun sequence:
GAGCTGCCTGATGATGAATCATTGTGTTAATTCAGCAAGGTTCAAATTAAGATACAGAATCACTTTCATGTTTTACATATTGCTTTCAAATGTTACCttaaaatgtgatataaaaagTTGAACACGCCATTTtagaaaaatatcaaaatagaaACAAAGATGCCCCAGAAATCTTCCCACCCCCAAAATCACCTGCAGTGAATGCATCGTCCCTCCCAGCGGGTAACATACAGTCTCTTAATTGTGGTTATTTGCTCAGGCAGAAGTAGTAAACAAGTTCTGAAAAGAATAAATTgattaactgtcccaaaaggaTGAACTTTCTCCATGTGTCCCCTTTGCAGATACGCCATGTATGGACACATGTAGTCAGTGAGGTGGGCTATGTGGGTGCACTGCAACAGCCAATCCTGCATATAGGACTGAAGGATCAGaaatctaataaaaacaaaaaagcacaaCAGAGCACTAAAACCCAAAGCATATAAACTCAAAATGGGCACACCGGTTGGGCTGGAAAATCAATCTATAAATTGCACACAGCAATTTTAGTTTCCTTAAAGAGGAATTGTCAAATAAGTGGTATAAGATTAATAAAAAGCCGtttaatttctttgtaaatTGTTGAGATctcaaaagtacattttcttcCTCAATCAATTAACAGTAACAAGCATGATAATACTGAGTGACCAGAATAATTATTTGAGTCATAATTATAGCGCCCCGTATACGATATTCAAGCCGGGATCAGCCACttaataaaagtttttttataACTCAACCTGAACGTGGGCGGATTTTCCTCATGCAGTGATGCGACCTGATTACACCATGTGTCTCCTCCCAGCACGGACCACACTAAAAAGTTTGAGCTGAATTGACCTGAGCACCATTGAAATAATGAATCACTCTACCTAACTCTATAGCTACGGAGCAAATGTTGAAAttcatacagaaacacatgaaacattcTGGCATTAGTAGGAGCACTGCTTTGTGCTAGAAAATGGGAGGGCACTACGTGCTACGTGTCCAGGCACTTCACCATCAGAAAAACACCTGGCACAAGAGTTAGAAACTACAGTAGGACCTTCAAAAACTACAACCATGCATGGATAAACAGGCCTCTCCATTCTGCGCCTGTCTTTCTACATACAAAGGgttaaatacacacaaagacacaaacaattCACAGATTAAGATCAACATTGAAATGAGTCTCTTCTGACTGCCACAAAACAGTGTTATCCAGAAGCTACTGTGTTCCTGGGAGGAAAGCCggagtccagagaggagaaaGTTCATCGTTCCAATTAAATCTGTGACCTTTGTCCAAACACGTGGGTAAAGAAGAGGTGAGCCAAGTTTGCTGCTTGTGCTGTGCTGTGGCGTGTAACAGGGAGGTGGCGTGGCGAGAGACTGCTGAGGCTCCTTACTTGCCGGCGCTCTTTGTAGCACCGCTGCTGCCGATGCCCAGGTAGGTGGCTGCGTTGTTCACAACGCCCTGAAAGGGGACGATGACGTTGTCGAGGAGGCCTTTGAGGGTGTTGATGTTATCGGCATTCAGGTTCTGGTAGGCATAGAGGAGAGAACCGGCCACCACAACGAGGAGCAGGAGCTTGAGCAAGATGGACAGGAAGCCTTGTCGGGCTGGTGCTTTGCTTGAAGAGACGGAGCTGCCCACTCTGGAGTAAGACTCAGAGAAAGAGCGGGTCTCAGAGTGGACGCTGCGCTGCACCCGGGACTCATCCAGCCAGTATTCACTTGGTTGCAATGGTCGACCAGCTGCCCCTCGGATTGGACGCCTGCAGGTTGCACTGAGCAGGGAAAcaacaaaatcaatattttagagaaacaaaaacataacttaaACCAAAATCCActtaccgtaattttcggactataagccgcacctgactataagccgcagacgctaaattgactaatttgtacatatataaaccgcactggactataagccgcacctgactataagccgcagacgctaaattgactgatgtgtatgtagccagtctgtagctgacaccacgatgcgttgtgttgtgtagaaccaggaaataacgatggagaacttctgcctgttcaatcagcatttattgtctctgaccgttggtgttttccttaatttgtccataaattaccgttgaaacagaagaaacacatggaagtcatcatcatacggtaactccacagtcggggtttttggacatgcacccctctcttccgCGTTTCCTTCTAACCgtcccccagaaagtgccggtttcaggagtatcaacataaaagcatatttaacaaaataagactcctcgaaataaatatatatgcatttctacgttttttttccataatgagggtgtctcacaaactgtctcgctctcgtaatgtccgtctgtctctcgtaccactcgctacttttgcgcgctctttcccggcatccggtggactgtaacctgtaaaatccatagatttaggaattcccctagtggccgttagctgtaaaaatccatagataagccgcaccgttatataagtcgcagggtcgaaaaatggggaaaaagtcgcggcttatagtccggaaattacggtactagattttctggagctttcaattgaggctgcaactaacgactgtttattatcaattaatctgctgattgttTTTTGGATTAATCATtgggtctataaaatgtcagaaaacagtggaAAACATCCATTcctgtttctcaaagtccaaggtgatgtctttaaatgtcttgttttgtcagtccaaaacccaaagatattcactttaatatgatataaaacagaaaatctccatatttgagactgaaaacagcattttctgccatttctgcatgaaaaattacttaaacGATTATTAAGGATGTGAAATGGAGTTGAAAGCTCTGGGAAAATACTAGCAAGTGAACCTTgatttaagattatttatttaaaacaaaatgtaactaGTGTTTCAGACGTTGCTCTTTCATGTTCAACTTTCCGGCTAACATTTGGGTTAATATTTTTGCAGTACATGATTCATGTGCCTGTTACCTCATGCCTGTTGGCGTGCTTATTTCATTGGCAAGGATATCTTCAACAACACTCTCGCTAGCCTTCTTAGGGGTTTCGTCAGTTATAATTTCCTCCACCACCTGTCAGTGTCATAAACAAACAATGTTAATACAAACTTACAAAATACTCCCATTACTAAGATTTGAAATGTGCCTCACCTTGGTGGTTGTTCTTCTGCTGCTGGTTCTGGACGTAACTGGAattttccctctgcttctcACAAGCTTCTCCACCACAGGAACTGGCTCTGTTTCAGGGGCAGCAATCTCCTCTGAAAAACACACGTAATGTTAAAACAACAGTGAAACATGGCGATATCAGAACAGTAATCAGtgtttttcaaacatttaaatcaggGCCCTGTTGCGAGAAGCAGGTTTATCAACGTGTCTGGATAACTCttcttaataaaagaaaacataccgACATATTCAGGGCATGTTATTTGTCTTGGTAAGTAATGTGAACTTTAAAAAGCTCACAGGAGTTGTGTGGTCAGAGCTCAGCTCACCATCTTCCTTGTCGCTGTACTGGTCAGAATTTGTGTTGCCATTTTGGTTACTGTCTGCCTTGGGCAGAGTGATGACGTCTGTAGGAGCTTCGGGTTCAGCTGGAGGCTGCTCCAAAAGCTTCTGCAGCTTCTTCTCATACAACTTACGAGTGGTCGCTGAATGAGGGGAGGAAGGGCAAAACAGGATAAATAACATGATGCATTGCATTTAACTCTTAAAAGGATTTATAAAGTTTTGTTCAATTTAGCCATATCACATGATTACTTGGACCAGGGTTCGTACAGCTACGAGTGAAAATTCAAGCACTTCCAAGGTATCTAAACCAAAAATATCCAGAGTCTGGACGCCTTGGTCGTCTAATTTATTGCTATAAAAGCAggtgcacatttcttttaaaacacagAATTATTTTATTCCCAGAGTAATCAATGTGTattgtcactttgtttattttaccagctgttcatattgactttgattgtatgttttgatgATTATTTAACGCTTAGCTAGTTTCCTTCCACACCACAATAGTTTTGGTTTGCATGAGTGAGTGTAGATCAAACACCAGATTATGTTGAAAATTAAAACAtcttttcaatttcaattttttcatttttccatattaataactttaacaaAACAACTTAAAATTAAGCATTTTGCAAACATTTAAGACCTGTTGGACACACGTAGCACTGCTTAAGGGACCAatatttgcaaccaaatatgcTATCATTTTGTCTAACAGATGGTCAAATTTCAGGAAAAAACCTAATTCAATGGATCTTACCAAAACGATTATGTATGTGGCTGATATATTGttattagataaataaataaataaaatacaaatattaatttacAGTTAAAAACCTAATTTTGAACCGAATAAATGTCCAGCTCTAGGAGCTAAATTAGCAGGTGAACAAAAAGTAATAAGATTTTAAGTGaattactttgttttaataagTGAATcgttaattaaaatgtaaataaatgtattcctaATCTCATTTATTGGTATATTTGAATAACTTAAATGTAATTGCATCTGTTATGATGGagaagtgcttcacaaaagttTGAGCACGACCTCTGAACTCACCAACAATGGGTCCTGATTCCACCCCATGTTTCGCCAGCTGTTGTTTTAAATCTTCATCAGTGAGCTCCGTCACCTCCACTTCCTCTGTGCAAGGCTTGTCTGTCTTTTTGGTAGCTTTCTGCAACACAGATTTAAGTTACATACCATGCAACAATTTATAATTTACACGTGTTCTTTTATTCATACAAGACACATCGATAAGTATCACAGTTAATCCGCAAATAGAAAACAATTAAGTCAAACTTACTCTTCCAGATCGACTTTTGTTGGACACCACGGGAGGAGGCGACTCGTCGTCGCTGGAGAAGATGTCTACAGGCGGCATCTTCTTATCTTTCAGCGCGGTTAAGTGTTTCAGATACAGCTGCACGTACACTTCTTTTTTATGCTCTCCGGTGGGAAGTGCCACATTGTTGGCCGCGAGCTCATTCTTCAGCTTATCTTTTGTAAGAACCGACGGATCTTCGAGGAATTCAGCCATACTTAACTTTTAT
This window contains:
- the tmpob gene encoding thymopoietin b — encoded protein: MAEFLEDPSVLTKDKLKNELAANNVALPTGEHKKEVYVQLYLKHLTALKDKKMPPVDIFSSDDESPPPVVSNKSRSGRKATKKTDKPCTEEVEVTELTDEDLKQQLAKHGVESGPIVATTRKLYEKKLQKLLEQPPAEPEAPTDVITLPKADSNQNGNTNSDQYSDKEDEEIAAPETEPVPVVEKLVRSRGKIPVTSRTSSRRTTTKVVEEIITDETPKKASESVVEDILANEISTPTGMSATCRRPIRGAAGRPLQPSEYWLDESRVQRSVHSETRSFSESYSRVGSSVSSSKAPARQGFLSILLKLLLLVVVAGSLLYAYQNLNADNINTLKGLLDNVIVPFQGVVNNAATYLGIGSSGATKSAGK